One Echinicola strongylocentroti DNA window includes the following coding sequences:
- a CDS encoding TetR/AcrR family transcriptional regulator: MRAKRKEEIEVKILEAANEMFFRNGFKHTTMDDISKKLGMSKKTVYQYFPGKQELLEASFNLLKNRLSLKVETILENDELSFLMKLRSMLSAIAKDLAPINPELLADMREQVPEVWASLEDYIRTSAYLRFQRLVQTGIDQGLVASHVDKSMVVLLYASAIQNLIDPKFLGQFPKEMVDGLKTNPAKIYDQAISIIFEGILTPEAREEYLEKKG, encoded by the coding sequence ATGAGAGCGAAAAGAAAAGAGGAAATAGAGGTTAAAATCCTGGAAGCGGCCAATGAGATGTTTTTCAGGAATGGGTTTAAGCATACCACCATGGATGACATCTCCAAAAAGTTGGGGATGAGCAAGAAGACCGTTTACCAGTATTTTCCCGGTAAACAAGAGCTGTTGGAAGCCTCTTTTAACCTGCTGAAAAACAGGCTTAGCCTTAAGGTGGAGACTATTTTGGAAAACGATGAACTCAGTTTTTTAATGAAGTTAAGGTCAATGCTGTCAGCCATCGCCAAAGACCTGGCTCCCATCAATCCGGAATTGCTGGCCGATATGAGAGAGCAAGTTCCAGAAGTGTGGGCTTCACTAGAGGATTACATTCGGACTTCAGCGTATTTGCGTTTTCAGCGACTGGTCCAAACGGGAATTGACCAAGGGCTAGTGGCTTCCCATGTGGACAAAAGCATGGTGGTACTCCTTTATGCGTCCGCCATTCAGAATTTGATAGACCCAAAATTTCTGGGCCAATTTCCAAAGGAGATGGTCGATGGACTCAAGACCAACCCTGCCAAAATCTATGATCAGGCGATTTCCATTATTTTTGAAGGAATTCTTACCCCTGAAGCCAGGGAAG
- the ligA gene encoding NAD-dependent DNA ligase LigA — translation MSTISKPEAQKRIAELTATINHHNQLYYQEDHSEISDFEFDQLLEELIKLEEQFPDLRDKNSPTQHVGGTITKEFETVQHETRMLSLGNTYSKEELIAFDERVAKGLGHREYSYFCELKFDGVAISLVYENGELIRAVTRGDGYKGDDVTANVKTIKNIPLYLAGNNIPDKFEVRGEIFLPVKEFEKINAEKDAKGEALLANPRNTASGTLKMQDSGIVAKRRLNCYFYQLLGDEIGVDQHDHAIQLLEKWGFNISPTYKNCTDINSVVEYIESWREERHTLPLDTDGVVLKVNDYGQREELGFTAKIPRWAIAYKYKAESAESELMSVTYQVGRTGAITPVANLSPVLLAGTTVKRASLHNANEIKRLDLHNGDVVFVEKGGEIIPKITAVAVEKRKSDAKPITYITHCPECGTELERKEGEAKHFCPNTSSCPPQVLGRIEHFVHKRAMDIDSMGTERIRALINQGYVEHPADLYELEGEKDHLLGLEINADQYEKSSDGYLFVSLKKALFAITEGISLSAIDQYLAKTETLEQHQKLQQFAAFIEEQNKKVALNTASVHKLLEIIQRLPHDQIEDFLPVSAVLSMFVGNQVSLEELHQISQKKNTVHDIVLAFDFGLVREQEDKIKRLKGNTFQEGVISNMLSGIEASKEQPFEKVLFALGIRNIGENTAQLLARHFKNIHNLQQADTEQLLEINGVGETLVHSIREFFDQKENQANIQRLKDHGLHFEIKEDDLPTVKGNALEGLKVLASGKFEHFKRDEVIEAIAAQGGTYLKSVSKNLDLIIEGADMGPSKKEKAEKLGIKMISENEFLSMITD, via the coding sequence ATGAGCACTATTTCTAAACCGGAAGCCCAGAAAAGAATCGCTGAGTTAACAGCCACGATCAACCATCATAACCAACTGTACTACCAAGAAGACCACAGCGAGATCAGTGACTTTGAATTTGACCAATTACTGGAAGAACTCATTAAGCTGGAAGAACAATTCCCTGACCTTCGGGACAAAAACAGCCCGACACAACATGTAGGCGGCACGATTACCAAGGAATTTGAAACGGTCCAGCATGAAACCCGGATGCTCTCACTAGGAAATACCTACAGCAAGGAAGAGCTGATTGCTTTTGATGAAAGGGTGGCCAAAGGACTCGGTCACCGTGAATACAGTTATTTTTGCGAACTGAAATTCGACGGTGTGGCCATCAGCCTAGTCTATGAAAACGGAGAGCTGATACGCGCGGTAACAAGAGGTGACGGCTACAAGGGAGATGACGTCACTGCCAATGTAAAAACCATCAAAAACATTCCGCTATATCTCGCAGGAAATAACATCCCCGACAAGTTTGAGGTGAGAGGAGAGATCTTTTTGCCTGTAAAGGAGTTTGAAAAAATCAATGCAGAGAAGGATGCAAAAGGAGAGGCACTATTGGCCAATCCAAGAAATACGGCTTCAGGCACCCTCAAAATGCAGGACAGCGGCATTGTGGCCAAACGCAGGCTCAACTGCTATTTCTATCAATTGCTCGGCGATGAAATCGGCGTCGATCAGCATGATCATGCCATCCAGTTGCTCGAAAAATGGGGGTTCAACATTTCCCCTACTTATAAGAATTGTACCGATATCAACTCGGTAGTTGAATACATTGAATCTTGGAGGGAAGAAAGACACACACTCCCGCTAGACACCGATGGCGTAGTCCTCAAAGTCAACGACTATGGGCAGCGCGAAGAATTGGGCTTCACTGCCAAAATCCCCCGCTGGGCCATCGCTTATAAGTACAAGGCCGAAAGCGCAGAAAGCGAACTCATGTCGGTCACTTATCAAGTAGGGCGAACTGGGGCGATCACCCCTGTGGCCAACCTCTCCCCTGTCCTACTGGCCGGTACTACCGTAAAAAGGGCATCACTTCATAATGCCAACGAAATCAAACGACTTGACCTTCATAATGGGGATGTGGTCTTTGTGGAAAAAGGCGGGGAAATCATTCCAAAAATCACTGCCGTCGCAGTAGAAAAAAGGAAATCAGACGCCAAACCGATCACCTATATCACCCACTGCCCGGAGTGTGGTACTGAACTGGAAAGAAAAGAAGGTGAAGCCAAGCATTTTTGCCCCAATACTAGTTCCTGTCCCCCACAAGTACTAGGAAGGATAGAGCATTTTGTCCACAAGCGCGCAATGGATATTGACAGTATGGGAACAGAACGCATCAGGGCGCTGATCAACCAAGGATACGTGGAGCATCCAGCGGATCTTTATGAACTGGAAGGTGAAAAAGACCACTTGCTAGGCTTGGAAATCAACGCTGACCAATATGAAAAAAGCAGCGACGGCTATTTATTTGTAAGTCTCAAAAAGGCCCTTTTTGCGATAACTGAGGGCATTTCCCTCTCTGCCATCGACCAATACCTAGCTAAAACAGAAACACTCGAGCAGCACCAAAAACTACAGCAGTTTGCCGCATTCATTGAGGAACAAAACAAGAAAGTGGCACTTAATACTGCCTCGGTTCACAAATTACTTGAAATCATCCAACGCCTTCCACATGACCAGATTGAGGATTTCTTGCCAGTATCTGCAGTATTGTCCATGTTTGTGGGCAATCAAGTTTCTTTAGAAGAACTGCACCAAATAAGCCAAAAGAAAAACACGGTACATGATATTGTTTTGGCTTTTGATTTTGGGCTGGTCCGGGAGCAAGAAGACAAAATCAAAAGGCTTAAGGGAAACACTTTTCAAGAAGGCGTCATCTCCAATATGCTATCCGGTATCGAGGCGAGTAAAGAACAACCATTCGAGAAGGTGCTTTTTGCCTTGGGAATAAGAAATATCGGAGAAAACACAGCGCAACTACTGGCCAGGCACTTTAAGAACATCCACAACCTGCAACAAGCTGACACAGAACAATTATTGGAAATAAACGGTGTAGGGGAAACCTTGGTGCACAGTATTCGTGAGTTTTTTGACCAGAAAGAAAACCAGGCCAACATCCAAAGACTGAAAGACCATGGACTTCATTTTGAAATAAAAGAAGATGACCTTCCTACCGTAAAAGGCAATGCCCTAGAAGGGCTTAAAGTCCTAGCATCTGGTAAGTTTGAGCACTTCAAAAGAGATGAGGTCATTGAAGCCATTGCTGCCCAAGGAGGGACTTATTTGAAATCCGTTTCCAAAAACCTGGACCTGATCATAGAAGGAGCCGATATGGGGCCAAGTAAAAAAGAAAAAGCCGAAAAACTCGGTATTAAAATGATATCTGAAAATGAATTCTTAAGCATGATAACAGACTAG
- a CDS encoding DUF6913 domain-containing protein — protein MKWIKKLVVELRIKKNKGRNVEKSQKSIEDIKSIHILADSYENLVSATAAVAKHWSSGVVIEGRYYDEERVDEQSFSPKNFNLIGIPDHDLQHFMDQKADIMLFTCSPTNAFMYLVAQNKSADYKIGFHHDLNDQLLDIMLAKEDSSLSSNIENLLKYLKKII, from the coding sequence ATGAAATGGATCAAAAAATTAGTTGTTGAACTAAGAATCAAGAAAAACAAGGGGCGAAATGTCGAGAAAAGCCAAAAATCGATTGAGGATATAAAATCAATTCATATTTTAGCGGATTCGTATGAGAATTTGGTAAGCGCAACAGCTGCGGTAGCCAAGCACTGGTCTTCCGGTGTCGTGATCGAGGGGAGGTACTACGACGAAGAACGAGTTGATGAGCAGAGTTTTTCCCCAAAGAATTTCAACTTAATTGGAATTCCTGACCACGACCTACAGCATTTCATGGACCAAAAGGCAGATATTATGCTATTTACATGCAGTCCGACAAATGCATTCATGTACTTAGTGGCACAAAATAAGTCTGCTGATTACAAAATCGGCTTTCACCATGACCTTAACGACCAATTGTTGGACATCATGTTGGCAAAGGAAGACAGCAGTTTATCATCAAACATTGAAAATTTACTGAAATACCTAAAGAAGATAATTTAA
- the dapA gene encoding 4-hydroxy-tetrahydrodipicolinate synthase translates to MEQFIGTGVALVTPLDEEGNIDFNGLDKVIEHVIQGGADYLVVMGTTGEASTMSRKEKHDILAASVKTNNGRLPIVYGIGANNTQAAIDEINDTDLSGVSALLSVSPYYNKPTQEGIYQHYIAVADASPVPIILYNVPGRTMSNITAETTLRLSDHAKIIGAKEASGDMVQCMEIVRKKPSDFLLISGDDMLTTSLKAIGGQGAISVLANAYPDIFKTICHGTQEESLAATFRLLDINSWMYAESNPVGVKNLLKHMGVCGDQVRLPLLRATEGLDQKIKQLAEGV, encoded by the coding sequence ATGGAACAATTTATTGGGACAGGAGTAGCATTGGTTACACCGTTAGATGAAGAAGGGAACATTGATTTTAATGGGCTGGACAAGGTAATTGAGCATGTGATCCAAGGAGGGGCTGATTACTTGGTAGTAATGGGTACTACCGGTGAAGCATCCACTATGTCCCGAAAGGAGAAGCATGACATCTTAGCAGCGTCCGTTAAAACCAATAACGGAAGGCTACCCATCGTCTATGGTATCGGAGCCAACAACACCCAAGCTGCCATCGATGAGATCAATGACACGGATCTTTCCGGTGTTTCAGCGTTGCTTTCTGTTAGTCCATATTATAACAAACCTACTCAGGAAGGTATCTATCAGCATTATATCGCGGTAGCTGATGCGAGCCCCGTCCCTATCATCCTGTACAATGTACCAGGAAGGACCATGTCCAATATAACTGCCGAAACTACCCTACGCCTATCCGATCATGCTAAAATCATAGGTGCAAAAGAAGCTAGCGGTGACATGGTACAATGCATGGAAATCGTTCGAAAAAAACCGTCCGACTTTTTATTGATATCCGGTGATGATATGTTGACCACCTCCTTGAAAGCGATAGGTGGTCAAGGGGCTATTTCCGTTTTGGCAAATGCCTACCCTGATATCTTCAAGACCATTTGCCATGGTACTCAGGAGGAATCATTAGCCGCTACTTTCCGGCTTTTGGATATCAACTCTTGGATGTATGCTGAAAGTAACCCGGTCGGCGTCAAAAACCTCCTCAAGCATATGGGCGTATGTGGTGACCAAGTGAGATTGCCACTGCTAAGGGCCACAGAAGGACTGGACCAAAAAATCAAGCAGCTCGCAGAAGGAGTTTAA
- a CDS encoding histone H1, with translation MSRFSEIKDLVTSMEADFEKFYDKGNQAAGTRVRKGMQDLKNISQDIRKEVQEIKNKE, from the coding sequence ATGAGCAGATTTAGTGAAATTAAAGATCTTGTTACCTCTATGGAGGCAGACTTTGAAAAGTTCTATGATAAAGGAAATCAAGCTGCCGGAACGAGAGTCAGAAAAGGCATGCAAGACCTTAAGAATATCTCCCAAGATATTCGTAAAGAAGTTCAGGAAATCAAGAATAAAGAGTAA
- a CDS encoding aminotransferase class I/II-fold pyridoxal phosphate-dependent enzyme, with protein MDIFEKLHTNLGPLGKHSDLSEGYFMFPKLEGEIAPRMKFKGKEVLTWSLNNYLGLANHPEIRKADEVAASKWGAAYPMGARMMSGNTDTHEQLENELATFVGKEKAYLLNYGYQGIMSVIDSLVDRKDVIVYDSECHASIIDGLRMHMGKRFVYPHNDMESFEKQLVRAEKLTNETGGGILVVTEGVFGMTGNMGDLKGIVKLKDKYQFRLVVDDAHGFGTMGPTGAGAGEAQGVQDQVDLYFSTFAKSMAGIGAFVAGDANVVHYLKYNMRSQIFAKALPMIFVEGALKRLEMIRENPEHKEKLWKVVNALQNGLKEKGFSIGTTATPVTPVVLNGTVGEAATLSKDLRENYNIFCSVVIYPVVPKGMIILRLIPTASHTLEDVSETITAFEAIKDKLTSGYYKTTELATSFGE; from the coding sequence TTGGATATATTTGAAAAACTACACACGAATCTAGGCCCACTTGGCAAACATTCTGATTTGTCAGAGGGATATTTCATGTTTCCTAAATTGGAAGGAGAGATAGCACCTAGAATGAAATTTAAAGGGAAGGAAGTCTTGACCTGGAGTTTGAACAACTACTTAGGTTTGGCAAATCACCCCGAAATCAGAAAAGCTGATGAAGTGGCTGCCAGTAAATGGGGAGCTGCCTACCCAATGGGAGCAAGGATGATGTCCGGCAATACCGATACGCACGAGCAGTTGGAAAATGAATTGGCGACTTTTGTGGGGAAAGAAAAGGCTTATTTGCTGAATTATGGCTACCAAGGAATCATGTCTGTGATCGATTCACTAGTGGATCGTAAAGATGTGATCGTATACGATAGTGAATGTCATGCATCGATCATAGATGGTCTGAGAATGCACATGGGCAAACGCTTTGTGTATCCACATAATGACATGGAGAGTTTCGAAAAGCAATTGGTACGGGCAGAAAAACTTACCAATGAAACTGGAGGAGGGATCTTGGTGGTCACCGAAGGTGTATTCGGGATGACCGGTAACATGGGGGACCTCAAAGGCATCGTAAAGCTGAAAGATAAGTACCAATTCAGGCTGGTAGTGGATGATGCACACGGTTTTGGGACCATGGGGCCAACTGGCGCTGGTGCTGGAGAAGCCCAAGGAGTACAAGATCAGGTGGATCTTTATTTCTCTACCTTTGCCAAGTCAATGGCAGGGATTGGAGCATTTGTAGCTGGGGATGCCAATGTCGTGCATTACCTAAAATACAATATGCGTTCTCAGATTTTTGCCAAGGCACTTCCGATGATTTTCGTAGAAGGAGCACTCAAGCGACTTGAAATGATCCGTGAAAATCCTGAGCATAAAGAGAAACTCTGGAAAGTCGTCAATGCACTCCAGAACGGCCTTAAGGAAAAAGGATTCAGTATCGGTACGACAGCGACGCCTGTTACGCCAGTGGTGCTGAACGGTACAGTAGGTGAGGCTGCCACGCTCAGCAAGGACCTAAGAGAAAACTACAATATATTCTGCTCTGTAGTGATTTACCCTGTGGTGCCTAAGGGCATGATCATCTTGCGATTGATCCCTACTGCATCGCATACATTGGAGGATGTAAGTGAAACAATTACTGCTTTCGAAGCCATTAAGGACAAATTGACCAGTGGCTATTATAAAACTACCGAACTGGCTACTTCTTTTGGTGAATAA
- a CDS encoding acetyl-CoA carboxylase biotin carboxylase subunit, whose amino-acid sequence MREINKILVANRGEIALRVMRTIREMGMKCVAVYSEPDKNAPHVKYADEAYCLGPGPSNKSYLLGERIIEGCLQLNVDAIHPGYGFLSENATFARQVADANLIFIGPSPHSISIMGDKLAAKNAVSTYKIPMVPGTDQAILDIKEAKEKAASIGYPILIKASAGGGGKGMRIVKGEEEFEEQMKRAVSEAKSAFGNGAVFIEKYITSPKHIEIQVLADQHGNYVHLFERECSVQRRHQKVIEEAPSSVVSPSMREAMGTAAIDVAKACNYCGAGTVEFIVDEKLNFYFLEMNTRLQVEHPVTEMITGKDLVREQILIAEGQPLGFEQQDLHIRGHAIETRVYAEDPSNNFLPDIGTLSTYQLPQGPGIRVDDGFQEGMEIPIYYDPMIAKLVTYDEDRHKAIQKMIRAIDGFRITGISTTLPFARFVMLHPAFQSGKFDTNFVENHFTPDQLKQEFSEDELEILATIGASLIPAAQQNPSSMHNTSPNTTSKWTNRRRNG is encoded by the coding sequence ATGAGAGAAATAAATAAAATCTTGGTAGCCAATCGAGGAGAAATAGCCCTGAGGGTCATGAGGACCATCCGTGAAATGGGAATGAAATGCGTAGCTGTCTATAGCGAACCCGACAAAAACGCCCCACACGTGAAGTATGCTGATGAAGCCTACTGCTTAGGGCCTGGCCCATCCAACAAGTCATACCTCCTCGGTGAACGTATAATAGAAGGTTGTCTTCAACTTAACGTCGATGCCATTCATCCCGGCTACGGTTTCCTGTCAGAAAATGCTACTTTTGCCCGACAAGTAGCCGATGCTAATCTCATATTCATCGGGCCGTCGCCCCACTCCATCAGCATTATGGGAGATAAATTGGCTGCAAAAAATGCGGTATCAACATACAAAATCCCCATGGTCCCCGGCACTGATCAGGCGATCTTGGACATTAAGGAGGCAAAGGAAAAAGCCGCAAGCATTGGCTATCCCATTCTTATCAAAGCCAGTGCTGGTGGTGGTGGTAAGGGGATGCGGATAGTCAAAGGAGAAGAAGAATTCGAAGAGCAAATGAAAAGGGCCGTCAGTGAAGCAAAATCAGCTTTTGGGAATGGAGCGGTCTTTATCGAAAAATACATTACTTCTCCAAAACACATCGAAATTCAAGTTCTAGCTGATCAACACGGCAACTATGTCCATCTTTTTGAGCGGGAATGCTCGGTACAGCGAAGACACCAGAAAGTAATTGAAGAAGCTCCATCTTCAGTGGTCTCTCCTTCCATGAGGGAAGCGATGGGAACAGCGGCCATTGATGTCGCAAAAGCATGCAATTATTGTGGAGCAGGTACAGTAGAATTTATTGTAGATGAAAAACTGAACTTCTATTTCCTGGAAATGAACACCCGACTTCAGGTAGAGCATCCAGTAACTGAAATGATCACCGGCAAAGACCTGGTCAGAGAGCAAATACTGATTGCAGAAGGCCAGCCTCTAGGCTTCGAACAGCAAGACCTTCACATTCGCGGACACGCAATAGAAACGAGGGTCTATGCGGAAGATCCTTCCAACAATTTCTTGCCGGATATAGGAACGCTATCCACCTATCAACTTCCCCAGGGGCCTGGCATAAGGGTCGATGACGGCTTTCAAGAAGGTATGGAAATCCCCATTTATTATGACCCGATGATTGCCAAACTGGTCACGTATGATGAAGACCGACATAAGGCTATTCAAAAAATGATCAGGGCCATTGATGGTTTCCGAATAACGGGTATATCGACCACCTTGCCATTTGCCCGTTTCGTGATGCTACATCCTGCCTTCCAATCTGGGAAATTTGACACTAATTTTGTCGAAAATCACTTTACCCCTGATCAATTGAAACAAGAATTCTCAGAAGATGAATTAGAGATCCTTGCTACCATCGGTGCATCGTTAATTCCTGCCGCCCAGCAAAACCCGTCATCTATGCACAACACATCTCCAAATACAACCTCAAAATGGACGAATAGAAGAAGGAATGGCTAA
- a CDS encoding DUF1015 domain-containing protein, with amino-acid sequence MAKIIPFSAWRYTQKLQPKMASLTVSLPDAPSASQLDLLYSNPLNSIHVSLPASQKTTLETSTLLEEWKAKKLLEQDPSPGIYINYHYFKLPGSTELHCRKGFIALIKAYDWEDNVILRHEDTHNEAVIDQTQLLEKLQLQAHPTHGLYEDNDDHLVPMMDTAIGQPISDFVDNHGVRHVLGLITAPQEINQFINHLAGQKIILADGHHRFQASIAYKNKCIKLNPVHTGNEGYNYHMMYFSYAHSRHLKLLPTHRLIKGTSIPLPWKKIKSWFVLEKTIETNAVPHEPIQKPWTYCLVIKNKAYIISLRPEKFSNFDVDLPTNIKHLDISILHYFFVEQILDIPFDKQGFSDKLIYEKDLSTCLEMVKSGQVEMALLTKGISIDEVLKICHSGYILPQKSTYFFPKTPSGLLFGSIKKDEFPDNL; translated from the coding sequence ATGGCTAAAATCATTCCCTTTTCAGCTTGGCGATATACTCAAAAACTGCAACCAAAAATGGCTTCGTTGACGGTATCGCTCCCTGATGCTCCATCAGCTTCTCAATTAGACTTACTCTATAGCAATCCCCTAAACAGCATCCATGTTTCACTACCAGCTTCCCAAAAAACGACACTGGAAACCTCTACCTTGCTGGAAGAATGGAAAGCCAAGAAACTACTTGAGCAAGACCCATCACCAGGAATATACATCAACTATCACTATTTCAAACTGCCGGGAAGTACTGAGCTACACTGTAGAAAAGGGTTTATAGCCTTAATCAAAGCTTATGACTGGGAAGACAACGTAATATTAAGGCATGAAGACACCCATAATGAAGCAGTAATTGACCAAACACAGCTATTGGAGAAATTACAGTTACAAGCCCATCCCACCCATGGACTTTACGAGGATAATGATGATCACCTTGTCCCTATGATGGACACCGCCATCGGTCAACCCATTAGTGATTTTGTAGACAACCATGGTGTAAGACACGTGTTGGGACTGATCACTGCTCCACAGGAAATCAATCAATTTATAAACCATTTAGCAGGACAAAAAATCATCCTAGCAGATGGCCACCATAGATTTCAAGCTTCCATAGCTTATAAAAATAAATGCATCAAACTTAACCCTGTTCACACAGGAAATGAAGGCTACAATTACCATATGATGTATTTTTCTTATGCCCATTCCCGTCATTTAAAACTTCTACCCACACATAGACTGATCAAAGGCACCTCCATCCCCTTACCTTGGAAAAAAATTAAGTCATGGTTTGTTCTGGAAAAGACAATAGAAACAAATGCTGTACCCCATGAACCGATCCAAAAACCCTGGACATATTGTTTGGTTATCAAAAACAAGGCGTATATTATTTCATTACGCCCAGAGAAATTCAGCAATTTTGATGTTGACCTCCCCACAAATATAAAGCATTTGGATATATCCATTTTGCACTATTTCTTTGTTGAACAGATTTTGGATATTCCATTTGATAAACAAGGGTTTTCAGATAAATTGATCTATGAAAAGGACTTATCGACATGCCTAGAGATGGTAAAATCTGGACAAGTTGAAATGGCCCTCCTCACTAAAGGAATTTCCATAGATGAGGTGTTGAAAATTTGTCATTCAGGATATATCCTCCCACAAAAATCCACTTATTTCTTTCCAAAAACCCCATCAGGATTACTATTTGGTTCAATTAAGAAAGATGAATTCCCAGATAATTTATAA
- a CDS encoding Maf family nucleotide pyrophosphatase encodes MKTILTNKKIILGSKSPRRQELLKGLDIDFEIRTKDVNEDFPAELPDNKVASFLAEKKATAFKEDLNQNELLITSDTTVLINNKVLNKPANKIEAISMLKMLSGNVHHVISGVCIMDHHKKVVFDDITEVHFKHLSDDEISHYIDKYQPFDKAGSYGVQEWIGYAAVYKLVGSFYTVMGLPVHKVYETLKNW; translated from the coding sequence TTGAAAACAATACTAACGAACAAAAAAATCATCCTAGGCAGTAAATCACCCCGAAGGCAAGAGCTTCTAAAAGGCTTAGATATAGATTTCGAAATAAGGACAAAAGATGTCAATGAAGATTTCCCTGCGGAGCTACCCGATAATAAGGTTGCATCGTTTTTGGCAGAGAAAAAAGCAACAGCTTTTAAAGAGGATTTAAATCAAAATGAACTTTTGATAACCTCAGACACCACTGTTCTGATCAATAATAAAGTGTTAAACAAACCAGCAAACAAAATCGAGGCTATCAGCATGCTAAAAATGCTATCGGGAAATGTCCACCATGTAATTTCAGGTGTATGCATCATGGATCATCACAAGAAAGTGGTTTTTGATGATATCACGGAAGTACATTTCAAACACCTTTCGGATGATGAAATAAGCCATTACATTGACAAATACCAACCATTTGACAAAGCTGGCTCTTATGGTGTTCAGGAATGGATTGGGTACGCTGCCGTCTATAAATTGGTTGGTTCTTTTTACACGGTCATGGGCTTACCGGTACATAAAGTTTACGAAACCCTAAAAAATTGGTAG
- a CDS encoding 3-keto-disaccharide hydrolase, giving the protein MKYVKTLLLLLPIVVVLTAGGLAGKKIKLFNGKDLSGWTIYGTEKWYVEDGLLVCESGPDEAYGYLGTDEHYKDFELELEFKQGADGNSGVFIRSTVDGTKVSGWQVEVAPPGHDTGGIYESYGRGWLVKPEPEKDKALKFGKWNKMKIRVEGDRVTSWVNGTEMVDFSDAKIGEGEGGICLQIHDGGGIKVYWRNIKLRKL; this is encoded by the coding sequence ATGAAATACGTAAAAACCCTTCTGCTACTTCTCCCAATAGTAGTGGTGCTGACTGCCGGAGGTTTGGCAGGTAAAAAAATTAAGCTATTTAACGGTAAAGACCTGAGTGGATGGACCATCTATGGAACCGAAAAGTGGTATGTTGAAGATGGGCTACTGGTTTGTGAAAGCGGTCCTGATGAGGCTTATGGTTATTTAGGAACCGACGAACATTACAAGGATTTTGAATTGGAGCTGGAATTTAAGCAAGGTGCAGATGGTAATAGTGGGGTGTTTATCCGCTCCACCGTGGATGGAACCAAGGTTTCAGGCTGGCAAGTGGAGGTAGCTCCTCCTGGACATGATACAGGAGGTATATATGAGTCTTATGGAAGGGGATGGCTCGTAAAGCCTGAGCCAGAGAAAGACAAGGCTTTGAAATTTGGTAAGTGGAACAAAATGAAAATCCGTGTAGAAGGTGATCGTGTTACCAGCTGGGTAAATGGAACCGAGATGGTGGACTTTTCAGATGCCAAAATTGGAGAGGGTGAAGGAGGTATTTGTCTTCAGATCCATGACGGTGGAGGAATTAAAGTTTATTGGAGAAATATAAAGCTCAGAAAGCTTTAA
- a CDS encoding 3-keto-disaccharide hydrolase produces MKKTTLSIVAMAAMMAACSSGKKDSAGEAEVSEVKASDVGAEAKDNTLTAAEKSEGWQLLFDGKSAEGWRGYNAEELPSGWIIENSNFIALGKGGDIGGDVVYGPEEFGEFELKIDWKIAEGGNSGIFYHIVDEATHEAPYNTAPEYQVIDQIGFPQKLEMWQSIGADYGMYTPDFEGAVKPAGEWNTTRIVFTEDKAEYFLNGKKTVSFDPWSEDWEKRKAEGKWKDYPDYGVAKSGLIGLQDHGAKTWYKNIKIRKL; encoded by the coding sequence ATGAAAAAGACAACACTGAGCATCGTTGCAATGGCGGCCATGATGGCGGCATGCAGTAGTGGTAAAAAGGATAGCGCAGGAGAGGCGGAAGTGTCGGAAGTAAAGGCTTCTGATGTAGGAGCTGAGGCCAAGGACAATACCCTCACAGCGGCAGAGAAATCAGAAGGCTGGCAGCTACTTTTTGATGGCAAGAGTGCTGAAGGCTGGAGAGGCTATAACGCAGAAGAGCTTCCTTCTGGATGGATTATCGAGAATAGTAATTTTATAGCACTTGGCAAAGGAGGAGATATCGGAGGGGATGTAGTCTATGGGCCAGAGGAGTTTGGTGAATTTGAATTGAAGATAGACTGGAAAATAGCAGAAGGAGGAAACAGTGGTATTTTTTATCACATAGTGGACGAGGCTACTCATGAAGCACCTTATAATACCGCCCCTGAATACCAGGTGATCGACCAGATTGGTTTTCCTCAAAAGTTAGAAATGTGGCAATCAATAGGTGCAGACTATGGCATGTATACACCTGATTTTGAAGGGGCCGTTAAGCCAGCGGGTGAGTGGAATACGACTAGAATTGTTTTTACAGAAGATAAGGCAGAATATTTCCTTAATGGTAAAAAGACTGTTTCATTTGACCCTTGGTCGGAAGACTGGGAGAAAAGGAAAGCTGAAGGTAAATGGAAAGACTATCCAGACTATGGCGTGGCAAAGTCAGGCCTGATAGGCTTGCAGGATCACGGAGCGAAAACTTGGTATAAAAATATAAAAATCAGAAAACTATGA